A genomic segment from Neobacillus sp. YX16 encodes:
- a CDS encoding phosphotransferase: MSLDQIYGIDTKDLIPISVGFNNTVFRYQNLIFRLSSRNRRSLAEIESEIYYLQALGEKGVPVSLPIKSPNGKMIESTDQHYIVCFEKAKGNPVDVNDPEVWNKNLFFKWGRVSGKMHQVSKDIRLDRLTWSPDYPDLLNLSPKIKSKIIANRYDQLLKQLGDFEMNTDLFGLIHNDFHQGNFFVNKGGITVFDFDDSAYHWFAYDLAASFYHAYWQASSFTPENKQFSREFWEHFLRGYQQEHTISKELIQQIPIFLKIREIFLYILFLEKWDMENLQDWQNYTLSDLKNNIESGKPYSDVNFREMIDNFGLGKIQ, from the coding sequence ATGTCGTTAGATCAAATATATGGAATAGATACGAAGGACCTTATTCCAATTAGTGTAGGCTTTAACAACACAGTATTCCGGTATCAAAACCTAATCTTTAGACTCTCTTCACGCAACAGACGAAGTCTTGCTGAAATTGAAAGTGAAATTTACTATCTACAAGCACTTGGAGAAAAAGGGGTACCAGTGTCCTTGCCTATAAAATCACCTAATGGAAAGATGATCGAAAGCACTGATCAACATTATATTGTTTGTTTCGAAAAAGCAAAGGGAAATCCTGTCGATGTAAATGATCCTGAGGTATGGAACAAGAATTTATTTTTTAAATGGGGAAGAGTTAGCGGAAAGATGCACCAGGTATCAAAAGATATTAGGTTAGACCGACTAACATGGAGCCCAGATTATCCTGACCTATTAAATCTTTCACCCAAAATCAAATCAAAAATAATAGCAAACAGATATGATCAACTTTTAAAGCAACTTGGAGATTTTGAAATGAATACTGATCTCTTTGGACTCATACATAATGATTTTCACCAGGGGAATTTCTTTGTGAACAAGGGAGGAATTACTGTATTTGATTTCGATGATTCCGCTTATCATTGGTTTGCATATGATTTAGCTGCTTCCTTTTATCATGCTTATTGGCAAGCATCATCTTTTACACCCGAAAATAAACAATTCAGCAGGGAGTTCTGGGAGCATTTCTTAAGAGGTTATCAGCAGGAACACACAATCAGCAAAGAACTCATTCAGCAAATTCCAATCTTTTTAAAAATTAGAGAGATTTTTTTGTATATTTTATTTTTGGAAAAGTGGGATATGGAAAATTTACAGGATTGGCAGAACTATACTCTTTCCGATTTAAAAAATAATATTGAGAGTGGAAAGCCGTATTCAGATGTTAATTTTAGGGAAATGATTGACAATTTCGGTTTAGGTAAAATACAATAA
- the acnA gene encoding aconitate hydratase AcnA: MVKNDVFNARTSFEVNGKRYHYYRLSALEEAGIGKVSKLPYSVKVLLESVLRQYDGRVIAKEHVENLAKWGTDELKEVDVPFKPSRVILQDFTGVPAVVDLASLRKAMADLGGDPDKINPEKTVDLVIDHSVQVDAYGSADSLRVNMDLEFERNAERYQFLSWAQKSFNNYRAVPPATGIVHQVNLEYLADVVHVAENADGELEAYPDTLVGTDSHTTMINGLGVLGWGVGGIEAEAGMLGQPSYFPVPEVVGVKLTGELPNGATATDLALKVTQVLRSQGVVGKFVEFFGPGVSVLPLADRATIANMAPEYGATCGFFPIDDESLAYMRLTGREEEDINVVEQYCKENGLFFDPTLEPVYTNVVEIDLSIIEPNLSGPKRPQDLIPLSKMKEEFVKAVSAPQGNQGFGLQADELEKSATVNFQNGDETTIKTGAVAIASITSCTNTSNPYVLVGAGLVAKKAVELGMEVPKFVKTSLAPGSKVVTGYLRDSGLLPYLEQIGFNLVGYGCTTCIGNSGPLKEEIEKTIAENDLLVTSVLSGNRNFEGRIHPLVKGNYLASPPLVVAYALAGTVNIDFASESIGKDKDGNDVFFKDIWPSTAEVNEVVKRTVTPELFRSEYANVFGDNERWNEIKTSNEPLYTWDEDSTYIANPPFFEGLSPEPGTVEPLTDLRVVAKFGDSVTTDHISPAGAIGKNTPAGKYLLEKGVQPRDFNSYGSRRGNHEVMMRGTFANIRIRNQIAPGTEGGVTTYWPTGEVTPIYDACMKYKENGTGLIVLAGKDYGMGSSRDWAAKGTNLLGIKTVLAESFERIHRSNLVLMGVLPLQFKDGESAETLGLTGKETIDVQVGENVRPRDLLKVTATDEAGNKKEFEVLVRFDSEVEIDYYRHGGILPMVLREKLQEA, from the coding sequence ATGGTGAAAAATGATGTATTTAACGCACGTACTTCCTTCGAAGTAAACGGTAAACGTTATCACTACTACCGCTTAAGTGCACTTGAAGAGGCTGGTATTGGCAAGGTTTCTAAATTGCCATATTCCGTAAAAGTATTACTTGAATCTGTGCTTCGTCAATATGATGGCCGTGTCATCGCAAAGGAGCACGTTGAAAACTTAGCAAAATGGGGAACAGATGAACTTAAAGAAGTAGATGTTCCATTCAAACCGTCACGTGTTATCCTACAAGATTTCACTGGTGTTCCAGCAGTCGTTGACCTGGCTTCATTAAGAAAAGCAATGGCTGACCTTGGCGGCGATCCAGATAAAATTAACCCAGAGAAAACAGTTGACCTTGTTATTGACCACTCCGTTCAGGTTGATGCATACGGTTCTGCTGACTCTTTACGTGTCAACATGGATTTAGAATTCGAACGTAATGCAGAGCGTTACCAGTTCCTAAGCTGGGCTCAAAAATCATTCAATAACTATCGCGCAGTTCCGCCTGCAACGGGTATCGTACACCAAGTTAACCTTGAGTACTTAGCAGATGTTGTTCATGTTGCAGAAAATGCTGACGGTGAATTAGAAGCATATCCAGATACATTAGTTGGTACTGACTCACATACTACTATGATTAATGGTCTAGGCGTTCTTGGATGGGGCGTTGGCGGTATTGAAGCAGAAGCAGGAATGCTTGGACAGCCTTCATACTTCCCAGTACCTGAAGTAGTTGGGGTTAAGTTAACAGGTGAGCTTCCAAATGGCGCAACTGCTACTGACCTTGCTCTAAAAGTAACTCAAGTACTTCGCAGTCAAGGCGTAGTTGGTAAATTTGTTGAATTCTTCGGTCCTGGAGTATCTGTACTTCCATTAGCAGACCGTGCAACAATCGCGAACATGGCTCCTGAATATGGTGCAACTTGTGGATTCTTCCCAATTGATGATGAATCTCTTGCCTATATGCGTTTAACTGGCCGTGAAGAAGAGGATATCAATGTAGTAGAACAATATTGCAAAGAAAATGGATTATTCTTTGATCCTACCCTTGAGCCAGTTTATACAAATGTAGTTGAAATTGATCTTTCTATTATTGAACCAAATCTTTCAGGTCCTAAGCGTCCACAAGATTTGATCCCACTTTCAAAAATGAAAGAAGAGTTCGTAAAGGCTGTTTCTGCTCCACAAGGAAACCAGGGATTCGGCTTACAAGCAGATGAGCTTGAAAAGTCGGCTACAGTTAATTTCCAAAACGGTGACGAAACAACGATTAAAACTGGTGCAGTTGCGATTGCTTCTATCACTAGCTGTACAAATACATCTAACCCATATGTTTTAGTGGGTGCAGGTCTTGTTGCGAAAAAAGCAGTTGAACTTGGAATGGAAGTTCCTAAGTTTGTTAAAACTTCATTAGCACCAGGTTCTAAAGTTGTAACTGGATACCTTCGTGATTCTGGATTACTTCCATATTTAGAGCAAATCGGCTTCAACCTTGTAGGTTACGGCTGTACAACATGTATCGGTAACTCCGGTCCACTAAAAGAAGAAATTGAAAAAACAATCGCTGAAAACGATCTATTAGTTACATCTGTACTTTCAGGTAACCGTAACTTTGAAGGACGTATTCACCCGCTTGTAAAAGGTAACTATCTAGCTTCACCACCACTAGTTGTTGCTTATGCATTAGCTGGTACAGTGAACATTGACTTTGCTTCTGAATCTATTGGTAAAGACAAAGATGGTAACGATGTATTCTTCAAAGATATTTGGCCATCAACTGCTGAAGTAAATGAAGTTGTGAAACGCACAGTTACTCCTGAACTATTCCGCAGTGAATATGCAAATGTATTCGGAGATAACGAGCGTTGGAACGAAATTAAAACAAGCAATGAGCCATTATATACTTGGGATGAAGATTCCACTTACATTGCAAACCCACCATTCTTTGAAGGCTTATCACCTGAACCAGGTACAGTTGAACCATTAACTGACCTACGTGTAGTAGCAAAATTTGGGGATTCTGTTACAACTGACCATATTTCACCTGCAGGAGCAATTGGTAAGAACACTCCAGCTGGTAAATATTTATTGGAAAAAGGCGTTCAGCCACGTGACTTTAACTCTTACGGTTCTCGTCGTGGTAACCACGAAGTAATGATGCGTGGAACATTTGCAAACATTCGTATTCGTAACCAAATCGCACCAGGTACAGAAGGTGGAGTAACCACTTACTGGCCAACAGGCGAAGTGACACCGATCTATGATGCTTGCATGAAATACAAAGAAAACGGCACTGGACTTATTGTTCTTGCTGGTAAAGATTACGGTATGGGCTCTTCACGTGACTGGGCTGCGAAAGGTACAAACCTTCTAGGCATTAAAACAGTTCTTGCTGAAAGCTTCGAGCGTATTCACCGTTCAAATCTTGTGTTAATGGGTGTTCTTCCACTTCAGTTCAAAGACGGCGAAAGCGCTGAAACACTTGGTTTAACTGGTAAAGAAACAATCGACGTCCAAGTCGGTGAAAATGTAAGACCACGTGATTTACTAAAAGTTACTGCTACTGATGAAGCAGGCAACAAGAAAGAATTTGAAGTACTTGTTCGCTTCGATTCTGAAGTTGAAATTGATTACTACCGTCATGGTGGTATCCTTCCAATGGTACTTCGCGAAAAATTACAAGAAGCATAA
- the sspO gene encoding small acid-soluble spore protein O, whose protein sequence is MQRRKSNHVIPGANAAKGQGQGAGFNEEMANEPLTIKEKMNNKKRKKNQ, encoded by the coding sequence ATGCAAAGGAGAAAGTCAAATCATGTAATTCCTGGTGCGAATGCTGCTAAGGGTCAGGGGCAAGGAGCAGGTTTTAACGAGGAAATGGCAAACGAACCTTTAACAATTAAGGAAAAAATGAACAATAAAAAACGGAAGAAAAATCAATAA
- a CDS encoding small acid-soluble spore protein P, protein MVNKNDGKDMRRNQPKISGQPEPMSGSKKVKNRNHTRQKHNSHHDM, encoded by the coding sequence ATGGTGAACAAAAACGACGGCAAGGATATGAGAAGAAATCAACCAAAGATATCTGGCCAGCCTGAGCCAATGAGTGGATCAAAAAAAGTAAAGAATCGCAACCATACACGCCAAAAACACAATTCACATCATGATATGTAG
- the selA gene encoding L-seryl-tRNA(Sec) selenium transferase: MKEWLRSIPAVHELQNHEQFEALLRENHLDVTQLTKQLKEAVDQIRLLLLNGDWNGATPGTNQFIDEVFQRLAVNIKKQFSYTIEKVINGTGTILHTNLGRARLSDNAISHVVETAQNYSNLEYKLNEGERGSRHSHVEALLKEITGAEAVMVVNNNAAAVYLVLRALAENKEVIVSRGQLVEIGGSFRISSIMEESGAKLIEVGTTNKTHLYDYEKALNPETAIVMKVHTSNFKVIGFTKSVETEDLIQLTNRDEEVIFYEDLGSGALFDFRKHGIGEEPVVKEVIEMGADLVTFSGDKLLGGPQAGIIAGKKKIIDRLKKHQLARVVRVDKMTLAALEGTLIDYARGEKGVQNIPTIRDLLVSIEELDERSKRFVTNLLQGTEYFQAKIFPGTSQVGGGTMPDVQLPTMVISLKHHALTAEQVGRKLRTEFKPAIIGRIQKDEFIIDLRTVTKEEEKLLVQSLIQL; encoded by the coding sequence GTGAAGGAATGGTTACGTTCAATTCCAGCTGTCCATGAATTGCAAAATCATGAACAGTTCGAAGCTCTCCTTAGGGAGAATCATCTAGATGTTACTCAGCTGACAAAACAGTTAAAAGAAGCTGTCGATCAAATTAGGCTGTTACTATTAAATGGAGACTGGAATGGTGCAACTCCAGGCACCAATCAATTTATAGATGAAGTTTTTCAACGATTAGCGGTAAATATAAAAAAACAATTTTCTTATACAATTGAAAAAGTAATCAATGGTACTGGAACGATCCTTCATACAAACCTTGGGAGAGCAAGGTTAAGCGATAATGCTATCAGTCATGTAGTGGAAACAGCGCAAAATTACTCCAACCTCGAATATAAGCTAAATGAAGGGGAGCGCGGTTCCAGACATAGCCATGTAGAAGCTCTGCTTAAAGAAATTACCGGTGCAGAAGCAGTAATGGTCGTCAACAATAATGCTGCTGCCGTTTATCTTGTATTAAGAGCGCTTGCAGAAAATAAAGAAGTAATTGTATCAAGAGGTCAGTTAGTAGAAATTGGCGGTTCATTCCGTATTTCCTCTATTATGGAAGAAAGCGGAGCGAAATTAATCGAAGTCGGAACAACAAATAAAACTCATTTATATGATTATGAAAAAGCGCTTAATCCTGAAACGGCGATTGTCATGAAAGTACATACAAGTAATTTTAAAGTAATTGGTTTTACCAAATCAGTGGAAACCGAAGATCTCATACAGCTTACAAATCGTGATGAAGAAGTTATTTTTTATGAAGACCTTGGCAGCGGTGCACTATTTGACTTTAGAAAACATGGAATCGGAGAAGAACCTGTTGTGAAGGAAGTCATTGAAATGGGAGCAGATCTTGTAACGTTTAGTGGAGATAAGCTGCTGGGTGGACCTCAAGCTGGAATTATTGCTGGGAAAAAGAAAATTATTGATCGTTTAAAAAAACACCAATTAGCCCGAGTAGTTCGGGTCGATAAAATGACTTTAGCAGCACTCGAAGGGACCTTAATTGATTACGCACGTGGGGAAAAGGGAGTCCAAAACATTCCCACCATCCGTGATTTATTAGTTTCTATTGAAGAATTAGACGAAAGATCGAAGAGGTTTGTTACAAACTTGTTACAAGGTACTGAGTATTTTCAGGCCAAAATTTTCCCTGGTACAAGTCAAGTTGGCGGGGGAACGATGCCGGACGTTCAACTTCCAACCATGGTTATTTCTTTAAAACACCATGCCCTTACTGCAGAACAAGTAGGAAGAAAATTGAGAACAGAATTCAAACCAGCCATTATCGGACGAATTCAAAAGGATGAGTTTATCATCGACCTAAGAACCGTAACAAAGGAAGAAGAAAAGCTTTTGGTTCAATCATTAATACAATTATAA
- a CDS encoding Hsp20/alpha crystallin family protein, with protein MKSKKNIQPIDFDLVEKWLENYCLDPLTTQDDLTQFRIDLYETDQEWIVEALLNEYNSSEIKVFIEDKKLIITADKSSTPSNQQKRVRTIQFPFQVINQKVTANYINGILEVLISKSEKGLGKNCFITLP; from the coding sequence ATGAAATCGAAAAAAAATATACAGCCAATTGATTTTGACCTTGTGGAAAAGTGGTTGGAAAACTACTGCCTTGATCCTCTAACTACCCAGGATGATTTGACTCAATTTCGAATCGATTTATACGAAACAGATCAAGAATGGATTGTTGAGGCATTGCTTAACGAGTATAACAGCTCTGAAATTAAAGTTTTTATAGAAGATAAGAAACTGATTATTACTGCTGATAAATCTTCCACGCCCTCTAATCAACAAAAAAGAGTTCGGACTATTCAATTCCCCTTTCAGGTTATTAATCAAAAAGTAACAGCAAATTATATTAATGGAATATTAGAGGTTCTTATATCAAAATCTGAAAAAGGTTTAGGGAAAAATTGCTTTATCACACTGCCCTAA
- the selD gene encoding selenide, water dikinase SelD: MSEQEKIRLTSLSTKAGUGCKIGPEDLAQVLRLLPKQDSVPELLVGHETSDDAGVYQLTDSIALIQTVDFFTPIVDDPYMFGQITAANALSDVYAMGGEPKTVLNIVAYPIKKLGAEMLSDILRGAADKVKEAGALTVGGHSIDDQEPKFGLSVTGIVHPDKVWKNVGAKPGDVLVITKPIGVGIITTGIKRSVVTPQQEQIVTETMAELNKTAAKILMNYHPHAVTDVTGFGLLGHSSEMARGSNVSFEISYSKVPILEGALELARDGVVPGGSKSNHKWILEDVEYEDLLSEEQLVLCDAITSGGLLVSMSEEEAVQYVDNLHLAGKQHAAIVGRVTEKKEKLIYAKR, translated from the coding sequence ATGAGTGAGCAAGAGAAAATACGCCTAACCTCTTTATCAACTAAAGCAGGCTGAGGATGTAAAATTGGTCCTGAGGACCTAGCGCAAGTTTTGCGCCTATTACCAAAACAAGACTCTGTTCCAGAGTTGCTAGTGGGGCATGAAACTTCAGATGATGCAGGTGTTTATCAACTAACGGATTCGATTGCCTTAATTCAAACGGTCGATTTCTTTACTCCAATTGTGGACGACCCATATATGTTTGGACAGATTACTGCGGCTAACGCATTAAGTGACGTTTATGCAATGGGTGGAGAACCAAAAACGGTCTTAAATATTGTAGCATATCCAATAAAGAAGCTTGGTGCAGAGATGCTTTCAGATATTCTCCGCGGAGCAGCAGATAAAGTAAAGGAAGCTGGAGCACTTACCGTTGGAGGTCATTCCATTGATGATCAAGAGCCTAAATTTGGTCTTTCTGTTACGGGAATTGTTCATCCAGATAAGGTTTGGAAGAATGTTGGAGCGAAGCCCGGAGATGTATTGGTTATAACAAAGCCGATTGGTGTTGGTATTATCACTACCGGGATTAAGCGGAGTGTGGTAACACCTCAACAAGAACAAATTGTCACAGAAACAATGGCTGAGTTAAATAAGACGGCTGCAAAAATTTTAATGAACTATCATCCTCATGCTGTAACGGATGTAACAGGCTTTGGCTTGTTAGGACATAGCAGTGAAATGGCACGCGGAAGTAATGTGAGCTTTGAGATTTCCTACTCTAAGGTTCCAATTCTTGAAGGTGCATTAGAGTTAGCGAGAGATGGAGTGGTCCCAGGTGGATCAAAGTCAAATCACAAATGGATACTCGAAGATGTTGAATATGAAGACTTGCTTTCTGAGGAACAATTAGTTCTATGTGATGCTATCACTTCTGGGGGGCTGCTCGTTTCCATGAGTGAAGAAGAAGCTGTCCAATATGTGGACAATCTTCATTTAGCAGGAAAACAGCATGCTGCTATTGTTGGCAGGGTTACCGAAAAGAAAGAGAAATTAATTTATGCGAAAAGATAA
- a CDS encoding L-threonine 3-dehydrogenase, translating into MKRILITGALGQIGSELTMKLRETYGHDNVIATDIKKNDSEAAESGPFETVDVTDLNRMGEVAKKYKVDTVMHLAALLSATAEAKPVLAWNLNMGGLMNALETAREHNAQFFTPSSIGAFGPSTPKDSTPQDTIMRPTTMYGVNKVAGELLGDYYYQKFGVDTRGLRFPGLISYVALPGGGTTDYAVEIYYEAIKNGRYTSYIDKGTYMDMMYMPDALNAIIDLMEADPCKLKHRNSFNVTAMSFDPEGIANEIKKHIPNFELMYNVDPVRQTIADSWPNSIDAIAAEEEWGFKFEYDLAKMTEDMISKLTNKLTMNKTRA; encoded by the coding sequence ATGAAACGAATTTTAATTACAGGTGCATTAGGACAGATTGGTTCTGAGCTTACGATGAAATTACGGGAAACGTATGGTCATGATAATGTTATTGCTACTGATATTAAAAAGAATGACAGTGAGGCAGCAGAGAGCGGCCCCTTCGAAACTGTTGATGTAACAGATTTAAATAGAATGGGTGAAGTAGCGAAGAAATATAAGGTGGATACGGTTATGCACTTAGCCGCATTACTTTCTGCTACAGCAGAGGCAAAGCCCGTTTTAGCTTGGAACTTAAATATGGGTGGTTTGATGAATGCGTTAGAAACTGCCAGAGAGCATAATGCACAGTTTTTCACACCGAGCTCAATTGGTGCTTTTGGTCCTTCAACACCCAAAGACAGCACACCACAGGACACGATTATGCGTCCGACCACGATGTATGGAGTGAACAAAGTAGCTGGTGAGCTTTTAGGAGATTATTATTATCAAAAGTTCGGAGTCGACACGAGGGGATTACGTTTCCCAGGCTTGATTTCGTACGTTGCACTGCCTGGTGGGGGAACTACGGACTACGCGGTTGAAATTTACTATGAAGCCATTAAAAATGGCAGATATACATCCTACATCGACAAAGGGACTTACATGGATATGATGTATATGCCCGATGCATTGAATGCGATTATCGACTTGATGGAGGCAGACCCATGCAAGCTTAAACACCGTAATTCGTTTAATGTAACGGCGATGAGCTTTGATCCTGAAGGAATTGCCAATGAAATTAAGAAACATATTCCTAATTTTGAGCTGATGTATAATGTTGATCCTGTTCGTCAAACAATTGCTGACAGCTGGCCAAATTCAATCGATGCCATTGCCGCAGAAGAAGAGTGGGGCTTTAAATTCGAATATGATTTAGCGAAAATGACAGAAGATATGATTAGTAAACTTACAAATAAACTAACAATGAACAAAACTCGAGCCTAA
- a CDS encoding glycine C-acetyltransferase yields MSSTILEQFLNENLEDLKGKGLYNVIDPLESPNGPMITINGKQLVNLSSNNYLGLATDERLKEAAAEAVETYGVGAGAVRTINGTLKLHVELEEKLAEFKHTEAAIAYQSGFNCNMAAISAVMDKNDAILSDELNHASIIDGCRLSRAKIIRVNHSDMEDLRRKAKEAKESGQYNKIMVITDGVFSMDGDIALLPEIVKIAEEFDLITYVDDAHGSGVLGDGAGTVKHFGLSDKIDFQIGTLSKAIGVVGGYVAGKKNLIDWLKVRSRPFLFSTSLTPADVAASKTSIEILMESTELNKKLWENGDYLKKGLKELGFNIGNSETPITPCIIGDEALTQQFSKRLNEEGVYAKAIVFPTVPKGTGRVRNMPTAAHTKEMLDEAIAIYEKVGKDMGII; encoded by the coding sequence GTGTCCAGTACGATTTTGGAGCAATTTTTAAACGAAAACCTTGAAGATTTAAAAGGGAAGGGTCTATACAATGTCATCGATCCATTAGAAAGTCCTAATGGTCCAATGATTACAATAAATGGTAAACAGTTAGTCAATCTTTCTTCCAATAACTACCTAGGATTAGCAACAGATGAACGATTAAAAGAAGCAGCAGCGGAGGCAGTTGAAACATATGGTGTAGGAGCCGGAGCTGTTCGTACGATTAATGGAACTTTAAAGCTTCATGTTGAGCTGGAAGAGAAGCTAGCAGAATTTAAACATACAGAAGCAGCGATCGCCTATCAATCTGGTTTCAATTGTAACATGGCTGCTATTTCGGCTGTTATGGATAAAAATGATGCGATTTTATCCGATGAATTAAACCATGCTTCCATTATTGACGGCTGTCGTCTATCAAGAGCGAAAATTATACGTGTAAACCACTCGGATATGGAAGATTTACGTAGAAAGGCGAAGGAAGCGAAGGAATCTGGGCAATACAATAAAATCATGGTAATTACCGATGGCGTTTTCTCAATGGATGGGGACATTGCATTATTACCAGAAATCGTTAAAATTGCTGAAGAATTCGACCTGATTACATATGTAGATGATGCACATGGATCGGGTGTCCTTGGTGATGGAGCGGGGACTGTTAAGCATTTCGGCTTGTCTGATAAAATTGATTTCCAAATCGGAACCCTCTCAAAGGCTATTGGTGTAGTAGGTGGCTATGTTGCAGGGAAGAAGAATTTAATTGACTGGTTAAAGGTTCGCAGTCGTCCATTCCTATTCTCTACATCTTTAACACCCGCAGATGTAGCAGCAAGCAAGACATCAATTGAAATCTTAATGGAAAGCACCGAGCTTAACAAAAAGCTTTGGGAAAATGGAGATTATCTCAAAAAAGGCTTAAAGGAATTAGGCTTTAATATTGGAAACAGTGAGACACCGATTACGCCATGTATTATTGGTGACGAAGCGTTAACGCAGCAATTCAGCAAACGTTTAAATGAAGAGGGAGTTTATGCTAAGGCGATTGTATTCCCTACGGTGCCAAAAGGAACAGGACGTGTTCGTAATATGCCAACAGCTGCACATACGAAAGAAATGCTTGATGAAGCCATTGCTATATATGAGAAAGTCGGCAAGGATATGGGCATTATTTAA
- a CDS encoding nitronate monooxygenase, which produces MQKSIPENWWNQLRLPVISAPMFLVSGPELVKNCCLNGVIGSFPAPNARPIELLDQWMGQLNDELADARAANPERKIAPWAMNMVVHSTYSRLQDELALIKKHKPQLVITSLGSPKHVVEIVHEYGGLVFSDVSDLKFARKAAETGVDGLILVASGAGGHSGQINSFAFVDMVRTFWDGIIVLAGAISTGKGILAAQAAGADLAYMGTRFIVATESMANDEYREMLVKSTQEDIILTDAFSGVKANMLIPSIVKEGMDPEQLIKKEKVDFDGLQGKSDAKAWRDIWSAGHGVGAIDKIESASDIINRLEMEYQEALEKVNQTSAKLSRLTLK; this is translated from the coding sequence ATGCAAAAATCAATCCCTGAAAATTGGTGGAATCAGCTTCGGCTGCCTGTCATTTCGGCACCGATGTTTTTGGTTTCAGGTCCGGAACTAGTAAAGAATTGCTGCTTAAATGGTGTCATCGGTTCATTTCCGGCACCAAATGCAAGGCCCATCGAGCTACTTGATCAATGGATGGGGCAGTTAAATGATGAATTAGCAGATGCTAGGGCGGCAAATCCGGAGCGTAAAATTGCACCATGGGCTATGAATATGGTTGTACATAGCACCTATAGTCGTCTTCAGGATGAATTGGCTTTAATAAAAAAACACAAACCTCAATTAGTTATCACTTCTTTAGGTAGTCCAAAACATGTTGTTGAAATTGTACATGAATATGGAGGGCTGGTTTTTTCCGATGTCAGCGATCTCAAGTTTGCCCGAAAAGCTGCAGAAACAGGTGTTGACGGTTTAATTTTAGTTGCAAGCGGTGCGGGTGGACACAGCGGACAAATTAACAGCTTCGCTTTTGTTGATATGGTCCGCACCTTCTGGGATGGAATCATTGTTCTTGCGGGAGCTATCTCAACGGGTAAGGGGATATTAGCTGCACAGGCAGCTGGGGCTGACTTAGCTTATATGGGAACACGATTTATTGTAGCAACTGAAAGTATGGCAAATGATGAATACCGAGAAATGCTTGTCAAATCGACACAGGAGGATATCATTTTAACCGATGCTTTTTCTGGAGTTAAGGCAAATATGCTCATTCCAAGTATCGTTAAGGAAGGTATGGATCCTGAACAATTGATTAAAAAGGAAAAAGTGGACTTTGATGGTTTACAAGGTAAGTCAGATGCCAAAGCGTGGCGTGATATCTGGTCGGCAGGACACGGTGTAGGAGCAATTGATAAAATTGAATCTGCATCAGATATTATCAATCGCTTAGAAATGGAATACCAAGAAGCCCTGGAAAAAGTTAATCAAACTTCTGCGAAATTAAGCAGATTAACTTTAAAATAA
- a CDS encoding xanthine phosphoribosyltransferase — MRLLEEKIKKDGRVLNENVLKVDSFLNHQIDPSLMNEIGKEFTKRFAGEGITKIVTIESSGIAPAVMAGLYMNVPVIFARKRKSVTLTNDLLTASVHSFTKNETNELAIASKYLNDNDKVLIIDDFLANGQAALALVEMVNQANAEVAGIGIVIEKSFQPGAQKLKEQGLRVESLARIASLANGEVTFITEKTEELV, encoded by the coding sequence ATGAGATTACTAGAAGAAAAGATTAAAAAGGACGGCAGAGTCCTAAATGAAAATGTGTTAAAGGTTGATTCATTCTTAAACCACCAAATAGATCCTAGTTTAATGAATGAAATTGGCAAAGAGTTTACCAAGCGATTTGCAGGTGAAGGAATTACAAAAATCGTAACAATCGAGTCATCAGGTATTGCCCCTGCTGTTATGGCAGGATTATATATGAATGTTCCAGTAATTTTTGCGCGAAAAAGAAAATCAGTCACTTTAACCAATGACCTTCTGACAGCAAGTGTTCATTCATTTACAAAAAACGAAACGAATGAACTAGCGATTGCAAGTAAGTATTTAAATGATAACGATAAAGTTCTAATAATCGATGACTTTCTTGCTAACGGTCAGGCAGCTCTTGCCCTAGTAGAAATGGTCAATCAAGCAAACGCTGAGGTTGCTGGCATCGGTATTGTCATTGAAAAATCCTTTCAGCCGGGTGCTCAGAAATTGAAAGAGCAAGGATTAAGAGTTGAATCATTAGCAAGGATTGCCTCTCTAGCAAATGGAGAAGTTACATTTATTACTGAGAAAACGGAGGAATTGGTCTAA